From Chryseobacterium joostei, the proteins below share one genomic window:
- a CDS encoding DUF6520 family protein: MKKLLIPVLTVAVGIGAAFAGNQVSKSSKIIPTFRIEGNQCVQVEQDCDNAGSFLCTLDGSSSVQLYQFKLNETTCSTEMHRSQP, from the coding sequence ATGAAAAAATTACTTATTCCTGTTCTTACTGTAGCAGTAGGTATAGGTGCAGCTTTTGCTGGAAATCAGGTAAGCAAATCATCTAAAATTATTCCTACTTTTCGTATTGAAGGAAATCAATGTGTACAAGTGGAACAAGACTGTGATAATGCAGGCTCTTTTCTATGTACTTTAGATGGATCAAGTTCCGTGCAGTTGTACCAATTCAAATTGAACGAAACAACCTGTTCAACTGAAATGCACAGAAGTCAGCCGTAA